The DNA region CCTCTACTTTTTACCCTAATTACGCGTTTGCCCATTTTCCAAACATTTTTGCGGAAAAATCAAAAAATTGCGGGTTTCGGTGGGACAGCCTTAGCGCGGCGAACAACCTAATTATCCAGTCCGGCGGACTGGACCTACGATCTGCCTTCTTTTCCGTTGTTTTGCTTGTGGCCTAATTATCCAGTCCGGCGGACTGGACCTACGATCTGTCTTCTTTTCCGTTGTTTTGCGTGTGGCCTAATTATCCAGTCCGGTGGACTGGACCTGCGATTACGCCGGGTAAAAAAGAAATCTTGCCAAACGTTTGCTTTGGCACTCATGAAATCGTAATAATTGCGATTGCTGGGTCGTCGCGATGGTGGGGGGGATAATTCGCGGGTTGACCTGGCACCCCCTCTTTTCTTTGCATGGATTCGTTTTTCTACTTGCCCAGGAGCACGTGGTTATGCCCAAACTTGAAATGAGCAACATCCGCAACATTGCCTTATGCGGCCACGGTCACTCTGGCAAAAGCACGCTGGCCGATAAGCTGCTGGTGGTCACCGGAGCGATCAACAAGGCCGCCAGCGTGGACGACGGCACCAGCATTTGTGACTTTGACGCCATCGAAAAGGAGCATCATTACAGCATCGAATCGCACATCGTGCATTTTGACTATCAGGGCGTGCGGTTTAATGTCATCGACACGCCGGGCTATCCGGATTTTATCGGGCAGACCATCGCCGCCCTGCATGCGGTCGAAACGGCGATCATTGTCATTAACGCCCATGCGGGGATCGAAGTGAACACCCGCCGGGTCTTTGCGGAAGCGGGCAAAATTGGCCTGGGCCGCATTATCCTCATTGATAAGATGGATGCCGACAACGTCGACTTTGAACGGCTGGTCGCCGAGATTCAGGATGTCTTTGGCAAACAGTGCCTGCCGCTGGAAGTGCCAGTCGGCCAGGGGCAGGGTTTTAAGGGGGTCATTGACACGCTGCATCCCCCGGCCAATAGCGCGGGGGCGATTGTCGATCCCAACAGCATCAACACGCCCCTGATCGAAACGATCATCGAAGTCGATGAGGAAACCACGGCGCATTACTTTGACGGCATTCCTCCGACCGATGAGGAACTGTCGCGCGACATCCTGCAATCCATCCGCGAAGGGCACCTGATACCCATCCTAGAGGTTTCCGGCAAGACCGGCGTGGGCGTGCAAGAACTTTTGGACGAGCTGCTGTTATGCACGCTGCCGCCGGACGCCATTCCCCGCACCGCGCTCGATGAAAATGGAACGGAAGTCCCGCTGGCCGAGGATCCCGCGGGTCCGCTGGTCGCCCAGGTGTTTAAGACCAGGATCGATCCGTATGTTCAAAAGCTAAGTTACCTGCGGATTTACAACGGCACGCTAAAAAAAGAGGACAGCGTGCATATCAGCGGTGGGCGCAAAAATATCAAAATCACGCAAATCCTGGAGGTCCAGGGGAGCGAGCATAAGCCGGTCGATTCCGCCGGGCCGGGGGAAATTGTCGCCCTGGCCAAACAAGAGGATCTGCATACCAACACGACCCTCGGCCCCTGGACGATGGCACCGATCAAATTTCCCACGCCAATGGTTGGCGTGGCGGCCGCGCCGCGCAATCGCGCCGACGAGGCCAAGCTGAGCGGAGCCTTGCATAAACTGACGGAGGAGGATAGCACGCTAACAATCGACCGGGATCCGCAGACCAAGGAGATGGTGATTCACGGCATGAGCGAACTCCACCTGAGCGTGGTCCGCGAACGCCTGCAAAAACGGGATAAGGTCGAAATCGACACCCACGAGCCAAAGATACCTTATCGCGAGACGATCCAAATCAAGGCCGAGGGAAATTACCGCCATAAAAAGCAATCGGGGGGTCGGGGCCAATTTGGCGAGGTGCATTTTCGGATGTTTCCCCTGCCGCTGGGGGCCAAGCCGGAGGAATTTTGTACCAAAGAGCGTTTTCCGCATCTGCGGGAACACCGCTACCACCCGGAGCTGAACTTTTTGTTTGTGGATTCCATCGTCGGTGGCTCGATCCCGAATAACTTTTTGCCCGCGATCGAAAAAGGGTGTCTCGAACGGATC from Pirellulales bacterium includes:
- a CDS encoding elongation factor G, which encodes MPKLEMSNIRNIALCGHGHSGKSTLADKLLVVTGAINKAASVDDGTSICDFDAIEKEHHYSIESHIVHFDYQGVRFNVIDTPGYPDFIGQTIAALHAVETAIIVINAHAGIEVNTRRVFAEAGKIGLGRIILIDKMDADNVDFERLVAEIQDVFGKQCLPLEVPVGQGQGFKGVIDTLHPPANSAGAIVDPNSINTPLIETIIEVDEETTAHYFDGIPPTDEELSRDILQSIREGHLIPILEVSGKTGVGVQELLDELLLCTLPPDAIPRTALDENGTEVPLAEDPAGPLVAQVFKTRIDPYVQKLSYLRIYNGTLKKEDSVHISGGRKNIKITQILEVQGSEHKPVDSAGPGEIVALAKQEDLHTNTTLGPWTMAPIKFPTPMVGVAAAPRNRADEAKLSGALHKLTEEDSTLTIDRDPQTKEMVIHGMSELHLSVVRERLQKRDKVEIDTHEPKIPYRETIQIKAEGNYRHKKQSGGRGQFGEVHFRMFPLPLGAKPEEFCTKERFPHLREHRYHPELNFLFVDSIVGGSIPNNFLPAIEKGCLERIERGVIAGQPVRNICIEVHFGKYHDVDSSEAAFKIAAAMCFKNTFLTAKPSLLEPIVTLTVTVPNDKIGDISSDLSTRRGRVLGMDAAGGGLQSVSALVPLAEITTYARSLSSITGGAGSYSLEFSHYDVVPPNIQKQIMEAAVVHPDEEE